The proteins below are encoded in one region of Pacificitalea manganoxidans:
- a CDS encoding mechanosensitive ion channel domain-containing protein encodes MLLPRLFSLLILGIALWLAPPAAAQDAQPTAAIALEPDAAQDAAIAARLRQILDALADYPDVAVTVEAGIVTLSGETLDPAAAERLTGIASRIDGVVAIRSDLVESAELAKRLSPAMERFRRRTEQMLAFLPLAAVALGVGLIVVFAGLMLARWDRPWTRLAPNAFIADIYRQMVRIAFLIAAVVIALDIVGATALLSTILGAAGIIGLAIGFAVRDTVENFIASVMLSIRQPFRPNDLVEIEGDTGKVIRLTSRATILLSLDGNQIRIPNATVFKGRVVNFTRNRERRFLFGITVDAGSDVTAIRKLAEDTVQALPFTLATPAASAWIEEINDAGLLLQVTGWIDQTQTSFALARGEALRMVKSAVEAAGVSLPENTYRLRFDLPPGLSGVLPRAATVTEDEDAAPVTSPTKETATPAQEPLPAPPVPPAADDVSAAEDRDLARIVEAERRETGDQDLLNRAAPVE; translated from the coding sequence ATGTTGCTGCCCCGTCTGTTTTCGCTCCTGATCCTTGGCATCGCCCTTTGGCTGGCCCCACCCGCCGCCGCACAGGACGCGCAGCCCACCGCCGCCATCGCGCTGGAGCCGGACGCCGCGCAGGATGCTGCCATCGCCGCACGGCTGCGCCAGATCCTCGACGCGCTCGCGGATTACCCGGATGTGGCGGTCACGGTCGAGGCGGGCATCGTGACCCTGAGTGGCGAGACTCTGGACCCGGCTGCCGCGGAGCGCCTGACCGGCATCGCGAGCCGCATCGACGGGGTCGTGGCGATCCGCAGTGACCTTGTCGAAAGCGCGGAACTGGCCAAGCGGCTCAGCCCGGCGATGGAGCGTTTCCGTCGGCGCACCGAACAAATGCTCGCCTTTCTGCCCCTCGCCGCTGTCGCGCTCGGGGTCGGGCTTATTGTCGTCTTTGCCGGTTTAATGCTGGCGCGGTGGGATCGCCCGTGGACCCGGCTCGCCCCCAACGCATTCATCGCCGATATCTATCGCCAAATGGTGCGGATCGCCTTTCTGATCGCGGCGGTGGTGATCGCGCTCGACATTGTCGGGGCGACGGCGCTGCTGTCCACTATCCTTGGGGCGGCTGGGATCATCGGTCTCGCCATCGGCTTCGCCGTGCGCGACACCGTCGAAAACTTCATCGCCTCGGTCATGCTGTCGATCCGCCAGCCCTTCCGCCCCAATGATCTGGTCGAAATCGAAGGCGACACCGGCAAGGTCATCCGCCTGACCAGCCGCGCCACGATTCTGCTGTCGCTCGATGGCAACCAGATCCGCATTCCCAATGCGACCGTGTTCAAAGGCCGGGTCGTCAACTTCACCCGGAACCGGGAGCGCCGCTTTCTGTTCGGCATCACCGTCGACGCGGGCAGCGATGTGACCGCGATCCGCAAACTGGCCGAAGACACGGTGCAGGCATTGCCCTTTACCCTCGCCACGCCCGCCGCCTCCGCATGGATCGAAGAAATCAACGATGCGGGGCTGTTGTTGCAGGTCACAGGCTGGATTGACCAGACCCAGACATCCTTTGCGCTGGCCCGAGGCGAAGCGCTGCGCATGGTGAAATCCGCGGTCGAGGCCGCTGGCGTGTCGCTGCCCGAAAACACCTATCGCCTGCGGTTCGACCTGCCCCCCGGCCTGTCAGGCGTTCTGCCCCGCGCCGCCACGGTGACCGAAGACGAAGACGCCGCGCCCGTGACCTCCCCCACCAAGGAGACAGCCACGCCCGCCCAAGAGCCGCTCCCCGCTCCGCCGGTGCCACCAGCCGCCGATGACGTCTCAGCCGCGGAAGACCGGGATCTGGCCCGCATCGTGGAGGCGGAGCGCCGCGAAACCGGAGATCAGGACTTGTTGAACCGCGCAGCCCCCGTCGAGTGA